From the Prunus dulcis chromosome 4, ALMONDv2, whole genome shotgun sequence genome, one window contains:
- the LOC117625131 gene encoding proteasome subunit alpha type-5 — MFLTRTEYDRGVNTFSPEGRLFQVEYAIEAIKLGSTAIGLKTKEGVVLAVEKRITSPLLEPSSVEKIMEIDDHIGCAMSGLIADARTLVEHARVETQNHRFSYGEPMTVESTTQALCDLALRFGEGDEESMSRPFGVSLLIAGHDEHGPSLYYTDPSGTFWQCNAKAIGSGSEGADSSLQEQYNKELTLQEAETIALSILKQVMEEKVTPNNVDIAKVAPTYHLYTPSEVEAVISRL; from the exons ATGTTTCTCACAAG GACTGAGTATGACAGAGGAGTAAACACCTTCTCCCCTGAAGGCAGGTTGTTTCAGGTTGAGTATGCCATTGAGGCCATCAAG TTGGGTTCGACTGCTATTGGGTTAAAGACAAAAGAGGGTGTTGTGCTTGCTGTGGAAAAACGTATCACTTCGCCTTTGCTG GAACCCAGCAGTGTGGAGAAAATTATGGAAATTGATGACCATATAGGATGTGCCATGAGTGGACTGATTGCTGATGCTCGTACACTCGTTGAGCATGCACGCGTTGAAACTCAG AATCATAGGTTCTCCTATGGTGAGCCAATGACTGTGGAATCTACAACACAAGCTCTTTGTGATCTGGCCCTTCGGTTTGGTGAAGGTGATGAAGAGTCCATG TCTCGACCATTTGGAGTATCTCTTCTAATTGCAGGTCATGATGAGCATGGGCCCAGCTT GTACTATACTGATCCATCTGGCACATTTTGgcaatgcaatgcaaaagCTATTGGTTCAGGTTCAGAAGGTGCAGACAGCTCTCTGCAAGAGCAATACAACAAG GAATTGACTCTTCAAGAAGCTGAGACAATTGCTCTGTCTATTCTTAAGCAAGTTATGGAAGAAAAG GTGACTCCCAATAATGTTGATATCGCAAAGGTTGCTCCAACATACCATCTGTATACCCCTTCTGAGGTGGAGGCTGTCATTAGTCGCCTATAA